GACATACAGCCGCCCAGGTTATGGGTTCCCCCCCCCCCCCCGTGAACCACAGCGTCGTCAGTTTCGTCTTGATATTTCCGCCGGTTCGAAGTAGAAGATTGCGCGGCATCTGTCGCATGTAAGAGTTGTACCAGTCCCCCCGCGCGCTCGTGAAGGCGTGGTCACCGAGCGTTCATGACGACCCACCACTCAGAACCTGAAAATGCCGAGCCTTCGCTGTTGGGTGAAATTCATGGCGGGGCGAACGGTTCACTGGAGACCCTGACGGATCAGGAGCTTATGCGCCGGGTCAGTCAGGCGGATGAGGCAGCGCTCGAGGCATTGTTTGACCGCTATAATCGGACGGTTTACGCGATTTGCCTGCGTGTGTTGCGGAACCCGAGCGATGCGGAGGAGACGTTGGTCGACGTATTTTGGGAGTTGTGGGCCCAATCAGCTCGATTTAACGCCCGCCGGGGCTCGGTGTCGACGTATCTGATGATGCTGGCGCGTAGCCGGGCGATTGATCATCACCGCTCGCGAGCGGCTCGTTCGCGTGCGGGAAATTCGACGAGCCCGCTGGATGTGGACGATCGAGGCGACGACGGGAAGGCCGACCCTGCGGAGCGTGTTTGGATCACAGAGCGTCGACAACAGGTTCGCACGGCGCTAGGGTCGCTTTCGCCGGATCAGCGTGAGGCGGTGGTATTGTCGTTTTTCAACGGGATGAGCCATCAGCAGATTGCGGAGGAGCTTGATAAGCCGTTAGGCACGATTAAGACCAGAATTCGATTGGGCCTCATCCGACTACGCGACGCGCTGCGTAGTACAGGTGGGGGCGAGGAGAGTCACCGATGAGCTGTAAGGAGCAACATCGTGACCAGATTCTCCTCTACCTTGCTGGTGCTTTGGACGAGCAGCAGCAGCAGGC
The Phycisphaerales bacterium AB-hyl4 genome window above contains:
- a CDS encoding sigma-70 family RNA polymerase sigma factor; this encodes MTTHHSEPENAEPSLLGEIHGGANGSLETLTDQELMRRVSQADEAALEALFDRYNRTVYAICLRVLRNPSDAEETLVDVFWELWAQSARFNARRGSVSTYLMMLARSRAIDHHRSRAARSRAGNSTSPLDVDDRGDDGKADPAERVWITERRQQVRTALGSLSPDQREAVVLSFFNGMSHQQIAEELDKPLGTIKTRIRLGLIRLRDALRSTGGGEESHR